The window TTATTAAACCATTGAAAAACACCAAGAAAACTCaagaacacatgggtttacggacaaggcaatctccttgggccgtaaacaccataaagtggTGCATATGTACCACCACTCCTTTCTACCGCTTGAATATTGGTCTAGAACCCTTCCTACATAAATTAAGGACCTTATACAACTAAATGGTAGaagttaccatgagtttacgatcgtaaacccaTTAGGGCCGCaaaccctaggccgtaaactcatggagagttggtccttgggccgtaaactctaaagcaaagccatacaacccttagatgcaagcCTATGACCTTATAACACttaaatcaaagtgttttccatgtcctGGGGTGCCTATACTTGTTAAATTAgttttttaatcactaattagatgcatatatgtgtcattatatgttaactaggacctgtgtgtgtgctcaagtcttcacttgacacctagcatccaaTACCACTTGTTCATCCAAtctactcactacaggtgagttcataccccttaattaaccttttaaatgtttttaaatgcttttatggggggaatacaagttgaatcactttagttataatatcaatcacatgtgatttataactatcaaacatgcggatttactatacttttaactgttttgtctacaaaactacttcaaactgcttatcaaatccttttacatgttaaaatctttatcaaattcacttttatgTATCAAACCTTTGTATTACagtttttcaaacttatatattgttaaaaacatgtctaatacatatatagttatataaataagtttTGAAGGGCAtaggcactacaagaaaaaaggccttttacgacgctcattgcgcgtcgtaaatggctcagacgacgcgcaaatgcgtgtcaaggaaggccatgtcataaagatagacgacgcgcatttacgacgcgcatttacgacacgcatttacgacgcgcggttacgacacgcaatgcgtatcaaggaaggccctgtcataaaggaagacgacacgcattcgcgtgtcttaaccttacgacgcgcgtgttaatgacacgcaatgcgtatcaagaaatcccctgtcaagaaaggccatgtcataaatgaagatgacacacatttttgcgtatcgtaattttaaatttaaaaaaaaattatttatggatttacttattttcatattaaatttgcattttatgtcacataatggaaaataaaataccatatacaaataatacaatgcattgcacaaaagttaatgttatacaaataatcattcgaatagtagacaaatgtaatactacaaataatcattccaatagtagacaaatgtaagatttcaacattttttatataattaactaaattattagccaaatttcctaaaataccaacatacttttctatgaagagcattaacactattcttttccatcaaaaacttcaaaacctgcataattcactactagaaaaacagccttttccACACCAATAGCAAATGGCAAAGTGGAAGGGTAAACTTATATCTCTAttccatgataaaaaaaaaacagcCACATGAAAATCTGAAAAAAGATAAaaccataaataaaaataaacccaATCAGGCACAAGACTTTTGGAGCAGTAGCACATATGAAATGGACaacaatgataaaaaaaaaaaaaaaaaaaaaaaaaaaaaaaaaaaaaaaaaaactagttttGGTGTTGGGTTGAAAAAGTATGAAGTTCTTCTAGACGATAAACCAAAAGAATTCACTAAATAAACTTCTATATAATAAAAGAAGTAAAATTAATTATACCCTGTCATTTGGAGCTGCTGCATACCCATAATGAAGAATGGAGGAGTGCAAcaactagaagaagaagaagaacagaaATAGCTCTTATTCATGAAAAAAAACATTTGTACCCTTTGGTATCTTTTAGAAATCAGCAGAAGAGTGCAACAACACTTACAATAAGAAATCAGCATCAATTGCAGCAACAATTGCAGGAATCAGATTACACTGTAATGCTTGATTCCATTCCCTCTTTGATTACTGCATACCAAACACACTACCTTATTTAAAGTAACTATGACAGACTCATCACTTCACTCGGTAAAAATTGTACACAAAACCAAAAAGCTCTCTTACTTCATCTGAACTGTCTTCTAAATCAGACGCATCACTTCACTTGGCTTTCTTGGTGGCTGCAGCAGCACCATTCTTGGCAACAGCAGCTGGCTTTTTTGGCGCCTCCTAAATTACATAGAAGAATACTTAGAAAAGTGGAGAACAACATGTATCATCTAGAGAATGCTGCTAAAAAGTGACAAAATTAATGTGAAATTAGACAAACTGTATCCAAGTGCCAAGAGATTTACACTCTGActcacttcttcatctgatgaatCACTATCATCCGATGATTCAGATTCAAATTCAGATTCATCTGAACTACTTACAGGTTTACTAACAGTTTTTTTATTCGATCCAATTTTAGCTGTAGGAGCGGACTGTTTCTTAGGTTTAGGTTCCTGCAACATGTTAAAAAGGCTTGTAGAAGGGTGAAGAATAAAATAAACGAATTTTTTACAACATGTGATAATGACTTCATATTCAACTTCCCTTAGCTGATCAATGGCCTCTGAGATCTCTTCTTTTAAGTTCTAATTCAGACAAACATAATAGGAGAGAAAATAgacaacattaaaaaaaatctaaaaaagttaaaatttttaataaaaacctacCATTTATCACCCCAAGTTATGTTGTTGAACCAATTTAGAAACAAACATGCAGTTGTTAAAAATAAGTAACAATTAAATATTGTTGTTTCTCAAATGTAATGCATTACCAGGATTGAATTGTGAAGAAGTAATTAAGAAACTTATATGGATTACTTAGCTAGCTAGGTCCATAAACCTGAAGCTAGCCCTTTTAAGTTTTACATATTTTAGTTGATCCCTTGAGGATGTTTCGATTTATGATAGTTTATCTAGATGTTTATAGAACCATTTGCAGGTTCAGGTAGTTTGGTATATATGAAAATGTcagaaaaaaagaaaaatgagaagaGGAGAGAATGTAAATGTAGTCGTGAATTCATGGAGGTCCCATTTGTGCTGGAGGCTTGAGCAACTTCTTTAAAGAGTTAACAATGCTCTTAAAAGTTGGGCGTTGAGCAGGATCACTGTGAAACACATGGAAAATTAATTAACCAGTTTAGAAAAAGTACAAGAGGAGCTGAGATAAAAAGattgatagatagatagatagatagatggcAAGTGTTTGTTAAATCTTACTCGGCCCAACATGATTCCATGAGTGAAGTTAATGCCGGAGGGGTGTTGATGGGTATCGTTAGTTTCCTGTTCTGGAAAGCCACTGCTCCCACAACCTGAATATAATTTAAGTAATTTAAAAAAGATTTTTTCCCTtatatgataaataaaaggattattttaatttatttatgattaagcTGACCTGGGCAGGGCTGAGTCCGTTCCATGGCTGCTGCATGGTGACGAGCTCCCACAAGATGACACCGAAACTGTAAACATCAGATTTTTCATTCGAGGGCTCACCACGCAGGAATTCAGGGGCCATCCATTCAGGCTGTCATCAttacatatatagatatatatatatatatatatatatatatatatatatatatatatatatatatatatatataaagaaacagTTAATTACTTATACTAGTATATTATAATTACATGTGCATATATGGTATATTTCAGACAGGACAAGAAACGACTAACAAACTGTAATTACAGAAGCTTACTGTTCCTGCAACAGATTTTGATGATATGAAAGTATTTGCTTTAAATCTGGATAACCCAAAATCACAAACCTACAAATACGTACATTTATATATAACATGTGGGTCAAATACAGAAAACGGTTAGTTACAAATTAagtatgtgttggattaatgtaagTACCTTGACAGTCTAGTTTTTATCGACCAATAAGTTTGGAGATTTGAGATCCCAGTGAACGATTGGAGGATTAAGACAATGAAGATAATTGATACCCTTTGCCTGCAACaacaaataataattattttaattattgttgaaattcaagattcataataataaaaatttagtGTAATTAACCAACCACATCCAAAGCCATGCGTATACGTCGCCTTTGATCCATAATTTCACCAGCTGTTGGTCGATGTATAAGACGAAATAGACTACCCCTGTAATTAATGTTTCATCATcagttatatataacaaaaagcaactttccatgcatgataatgatatTGATTGAGTTATCCTGTATATAAAATGAAAAGGGAGGTTAGGCTACCTAGGTAAGTACTCTGTCACTATTGAAAAATGTGGGCGAACAGTCACTACACCCATGAACAGAACCACATTCGGATGCCGCACTCGTTTCATAATTGAAACCTTACAACAAACCAATATTCAACACCAAATTTAGAAtacaattttttatataaaaacatacattataaatatagaaataatgtttgttatagttatactatatatataccTCCCTCAGAAACTCCTTCAACTGATCATCTTGGAAGTCCTGGACAGTTAATACCTTAACTGCCACATCCTACACATACGTACAATAAAAAACAAAAGAGTTAAATTAATTAGATTCTGAAAATAATAGTATATAATCAATGATGCATTGTGTTTTGGTTATAGAAAAAGACCAACCGATCCATGCCACTCTGCTCGATGCACTGTCCCAAAAGAGCCTGAAACAACCAACATTACCCATGTATGTTAATgctatattttattaattaagtaGTTATAGTATATAATATAAATGATTTGGAGTTTGGAGTAGTAATTAAGGTACTGGTTAATGGCGAATGGTTACCAGCACCAATACGCTCCTTGATATGCAAGTCATCCCAAGCTATCTCCAGCCAGTCCATTGCAAGAGATGGCTCAAGGGTCAAGTACCTTGGAGCAGTCACAGGAAAACTATTGCTTCTAATTGTACTCTTGCCTTGATCAATATCTGATAACTGCTCACTACTACTGTATTTCACTGCTTTTGGCGTTTCAATCATCTCACAAACTCTATAGTTTCTATCAATTGGGACTGGGACTGGGACCGGGACACATCTCATTTCCTTTGATTCTACTGCACTGCTTTCTTCCTCACATACTCCCCCTCCTCCTTCAATGCCTGCATGCATTCATTTAATTACCACATTAATTCATCATATACACTATTTAGGGGGCCGGGACagttttatgtatgtatgtatgtatattaattaacaattaataaccACGTACTCTTCACTTGAGAAATGGATGCTCGGTCCACATAAACTTGTTCAACTTCTTTCAAATGAGAGCTTTGAAATGGTGAAGGCACCGAAGAAAGTATATCTCCATTTATTGATGAATCGGGATTATACATGTTTCCTGGTTGCCCAATTAGATCCATTACATACTCCCTACATATAATTAAACAAAACAtacattaataaaaataaaataaacaatgaAATTAGATATAAGAATTTGACCTTGTGGATTTATCGTTTTGAATTTTGACAAGGCATGAGGATCTATGATCTTCAACACAATACTTGCAGCCTCGAGCTATGCGACAAGGTAGTCCCACATAGTCTGCCAGTTTCTGCATATGCATCCATATATATTAATTTCCATCAATATATATAAGTAGCCAGCTccatcatataatatatattgaatttaaatcatatatatgtaGAAGTAGAATAGAAAAGAAACAAAGAAGAGGCGAGGAGAGGAGATGACCTAAAATCAGAATCTGCAATTGAAAAAGCATGACGAGAGGCGCTTGTTGTTCAGAACATGTTCATAGTTATAAAATCTGTAATGGAACTATAAATGGTGAAATGAGATCGAGAGGCACTTGTTCGGCCTTAAGATGTCAAGGATATCAGTTGCCTTCTCTAAGAAGTTGTTCCAAATCCACTCGTACCTCCTCCTCCGAGTTCTGTACCAGAATATACACACAGACCATTGACTTGAAATTAGGTTTTTGCTCCCGTCGACAGTCATAGAGCGCCGGAATCTGATTGTCGTCGGAATGTTATATAAGGATTTCGCAAGGTTTAATAGTGAAGATGGGGTGAGAGAGCTACAAATGGTAATGGTGGATGAAGTGTTGGTCGATAAGGCATGTACATCGTCGGCGTGCGATGCCTAAAGATTCGGTGTGGGTTGGAGGTGGGTATGAGGCGGGGTTTTAGGGATTCGTTTAATCGAAGAGGATTTTAAGAATTTCAAAAATATGAAAATATCGATTGAGGTCAAAAATATGATTTCAGGAACCTCACAACTAAAAATCGCATATCAGAATCCACACAATCTTTTGGGAAGTGAATGTGATGTTGCAGTGGTCTGTTAGAGATAGACAGAAAGGAGGGACATGGATGGAGGAAAAGGGTGGCCTGGTGGTTCTAGGCCAAAAAACCTTTGATCAATTTCATGGCCTGGTGACCAAAAAACCTTCGATTTCACTAAGAACCGGAACCCTAGTTCCAACAATAgtcgatttttggtatttgattgagagagagagagagagagagagagagagagaagaacgattgaaagaaggtagaggagagcttggcggtgtttttaattttttcagaatttcatttccccctttcccccactattaaaggatggaacgcgcgttccattaaaaaatataaagcgacatccttagacgacgcacattttattataggtgccctccgtgttttttttagacactaatttaagggcgcgcaataatgcgtgtcttctatcctaaatttttttgaagagatgacatttttctaatgtcactctcctttgcgtaacatagatcaatgagcgtcgtattttgcgcgtcgtaaaaggccttttttcttgtagtgaggactgataactc of the Lactuca sativa cultivar Salinas chromosome 6, Lsat_Salinas_v11, whole genome shotgun sequence genome contains:
- the LOC111901759 gene encoding LOW QUALITY PROTEIN: serine/threonine-protein kinase CTR1 (The sequence of the model RefSeq protein was modified relative to this genomic sequence to represent the inferred CDS: substituted 1 base at 1 genomic stop codon), with product MQKLADYVGLPCRIARGCKYCVEDHRSSCLVKIQNDKSTREYVMDLIGQPGNMYNPDSSINGDILSSVPSPFQSSHLKEVEQVYVDRASISQVKSIEGGGGVCEEESSAVESKEMRCVPVPVPVPIDRNYRVCEMIETPKAVKYSSSEQLSDIDQGKSTIRSNSFPVTAPRYLTLEPSLAMDWLEIAWDDLHIKERIGAGSFGTVHRAEWHGSDVAVKVLTVQDFQDDQLKEFLREVSIMKRVRHPNVVLFMGVVTVRPHFSIVTEYLPRGSLFRLIHRPTAGEIMDQRRRIRMALDVAKGINYLHCLNPPIVHWDLKSPNLLVDKNXTVKVCDFGLSRFKANTFISSKSVAGTPEWMAPEFLRGEPSNEKSDVYSFGVILWELVTMQQPWNGLSPAQVVGAVAFQNRKLTIPINTPPALTSLMESCWADDPAQRPTFKSIVNSLKKLLKPPAQMGPP